The genomic segment AGAAAGTAAGAGAATGCCGCTGGGTATTAACGGGGAGAGCCTGGACATACTGCTTTCTCAATTCACAAATGATGAGTGGGAAATATTGCAGAAATACAGGTATTTAGTTTCCTGGCTTGAAGAAATAATCGTTGATGAGAAAGATTCCCTTAAATATAAAGGGCATAAGATGGGGAAAAGTACGTCTATCCTTTATTTTAAAGACAGGTTTATGCAAAAGAAAGATATGAATAATATATTTTCCGCTGAAAATGCAAATGATGGAGTATTACATGTCTTATTTTATTTAGCTTTATTCATAAGCTCAAAAACACCTTCATTTTTTGCAATAGATAATATTGAAAACTCACTCAATCCGAAAATCTGCCGGGAATTAGTCAAAGAATTAATCCAGCTTGCTAAAATTAATTGTAAGCAGGCATTAATAACTACCCATAATCCTGCTGTATTAGATGGAATCAATTTGAATGATGAGGAACAAAGACTTTTTGTTGTTTCCAGAAACGATTCTGGAAAAACAAAAGTAAAGCAGATAAAGCTGAAACCCAGGACTGACGAAAGATTGAAATTATCTGAAATGTGGATGCGTGGAATTTTAGGCGGTCTTCCTAAAAATTTTTAATAATATCTTGGCACGGATGGAGTAAAATAATGTATTTTGGCATTATTGCTGAAGGAAGAAGCGATGTCGCTGTTATTGAAAACATACTGAAAGGGATGTTATCAATTGATAAAAATCTTGATATTCAGCATTTACAGCCTGAGTTTGATCTTGATGAGACAGACAGCCATACCTTATCTCCAGGACAATTCAGCAATTGGAATCTTGTCAGGGATGCTTGTATAGAAAAAAGGAAACTTGAAGATTTTTTTAGTATAGATGAAGAAAGATACATTGTTATTCATATTGATACAGCAGAAGCAGGAGATATTGGGTATGAAGCTGCTAAACCAGCTAAACCAGGAAATTCTGAGTCTTCAAGAATTTTGAGACAGAATGTGATTAATAAATTTGATGAATGGCTGAATACTAATGATTTTCAAGGGCGGTTATTCTTTGCTATTGCAATTGAAGAAATTGAAGCCTGGGTTTTAACTATATATACAGAACAGCAAAATGATACCTGCATGTCAAATGATCCCAAAGATAAACTTTATCGTGTATTGAACAAAAAACTTTCAGCAAAACAGAGGAATGTTTTAAAAAAAGGGGAATATGAAAAATTTGATGAATTAAGTAAACTGTTCAGAAAAAAGAAAAAACTCAGGGATTGCAGTTGTAAGAATGAAAGTTTGAAACTTTTTTGTGAATCTTTAGATGTACTGTGCAGACCGTCCACAGGCTGAAAACATAATTTTCTAAAAAGGTATAGTTATGAAGAATAAAAATCCAGAAATTGAAGGTCTTGTTATAGTTATACGAGGAAACTTTAATCCTATTATCTTCAGTCCGGTATGGTTTGCATCTGAAAAATTAATCAGAAAAGAAGAAGCTGAAAAAGCTGAAACCCAGATAGTTCATCCTGACGTTGTAAGTTTTAATCTGGACTGGTTAAGATTGCAGGTTACTCGTGATATGTTTCTTGCGGAAACAACTAAAGAGCCATATGAAGAGGTTCTCCGCGATCTGGTTTTAGGAACATTTAAACTGCTCCGGCATACCCCGCTTAAACTAATGGGCATAAACAGGGCAATGCACTTTAGAATTGACTCAATGGAAAAATGGCATGAAATAGGACATATTTTGGCTCCCAAAAATATTTGGAATGAAATTCTTGACAAACCGGGATTAAAAAGCCTTTCTATCCAGGAAAGTGAACGCAGGGATGGTTTAAAAGGTTTTATAAGAGTCCAGGTAGAACCGTCAAGCAGGGTTCATCCCGGGATATTTATTTCAATCAATGATCATTATGAAACAAAAGATGCTGAAAAGACTCCTGGTGCTGATGAAATAATTAATATTATAGAAAATAATTGGGAAAAATCATCAAAAAGATCAAGAGAAATAACTAAAAAACTATTGGAGAAATTAAATGACAGTATCACAGCTAAACAGTTATAATTATTATCAAAATTACGAAGAATTTCAAGAACAGAGTCCTTTACTGGCAAAAACCCAATCCCTGCTTGAGCAGTACAAGAAAAAAATGCCCGATGAAATTATACGATCTTATCTTGATGAAGATACTGAAAAACAGCTTTCTGAATCAGATTATTCAATAAGTGATAACAGCCCGTTAATTGAGCATAAAAAAGCTCCTGTTTTTTTTCTTGAATCAAAGCCCTTAGGGGAAAGAGCGGTTTCCCTGCAAAAATGGAGAGGTATTGTTACTGACGTATGTAAAGAATATTTTCTGGCAAAACTCATTAATTTAACTGACATGGGCTATGATGAACAAGCTGAAATCTTTTTCAGCGAAATTACAGATGAAGATATTGAACTTATAAAACCAGGTGCAGTCTTTTACTGGTCTATTGGATATAATCACAGCAGTACCGGACAGAGAAGGAAATTTTCCGACATTCGTTTCAGACGTTTACCAGATTGGAGCAGTAAGGAGATAGAGCTTGCAAGAATTAAAGCAAAAGCCGTTAAAGATTATATCGGATGGAAGTAAATTAATTCAAAAGCCTCAAGAAGATGAAATAGAAATTTCTGTTTTTGGACCCGGCTATGGAGAATCTATTTTACTGCATATTGGTATGAATAAGTGGATCATAGTAGATTCCTGTATATTTCCAGGTGAAACAAATCCGGCACCGTTAAATTATTTAAAAGAAATTGATATTGATTATTCAGAATCTGTAAAAGTTATAGCTGCAACCCATTGGCATGATGATCATATCAAAGGTTTGAGTAAAATTTTCAAAGAATGCAGAAACTCGGAATTTATTTGTTCTGATGCGCTGAAATGTGATGAATTTATTGAATTGATCCAGGTTTACAGCGACAGCGTAATATCTGAAAATTCAGGCATTGAAGAATTTAAATTGATTCTAAATGAGATGCAGGAGCGGCAAAAAAAGAGAAAAAATAATAATGTACCCAAATTTGCAATCTCTGACCGGCTTTTATGGCAAGATAATTTTGAAGTTAAGGGGAATTCTATAAAATCAGAAATTTTTTCATTATCACCCTGTGATGCTGCAATTCTTTCTGCTAAATTAGACATTACAAGTTTGTTACCCAGCGAAGGCGCAAATAAAAGAGTTATTCCTCAAATCAAACCCAATCATTCATCAGTAGTTCTTTGGATAGCCGTTAATAATTTTAATATCATGCTGGGAACTGATTTGGAAGAAGAAGGAAATCCATATAAAGGCTGGTCTGTAATTGTTAATTCAACAACAAGACCGGATGGTAAAGCATCATTTTTCAAAATTCCTCATCATGGCTCTAAAAATGGACATCATCAGGAAGTTTGGGAAAAAATGTTAATGCAAAATCCGGTTTCTGTTTTAACTCCTTTTGCAAGAGGATATAAACTGCCGACTTTAGATGATATTGAGAGAATATGTTCAAATACATCATATGCCTTTGCAACAGGAAGTCCAGCAGAACAGAAAAAATTAAAACGGAGCAATGTTGTAGAGAAAATGATTAAAGAATTCAGCGGACAAATTCACTTAATAAATCCTTCTTATGGTCATGTAAGATATCGGAAGAAATTGAACTCGGAAGAAAGCAGTATAGAATTATTTGGAAATTCAGTTTATCTTTGCTCTGTCTCAAAAGAAGAACCTATTGATAATCTAAAAGATATCGAATCGGATGAAATTCCATATATTCGTAAAGTCGAAGAATTGGTATTTTGGCAAAACATTCACAGACAGCAAAGGAGGGCAATGCAGATGCAGGAAATCATAGCTCAATATAATGAAGCCATTTTTGATACAGACAGGGATTTGGCTCTTCAAGTGGTTAATGATGCACTTGAAAAGGGTATTTCACCTGAAGATATGGTATTTAAGGTTATTATTCCTGCCATAGAGCAGATGGTTAAGTCTATCAGTGAAAACTTTGATGCCAATCTTGCCCAGCATTTTATTGCTTCACAAATAGCAGCAGAGGTTACTGAAAATATGATAGCCAGGTTTGAAAAAAAACCGGCAAGTATGGGAAATGTTGTTATTGGAACTGCTGAAGGGGATCTTCATTCTCTGGGAAAAAGGATTGTTATTGGATGCTTGAAAACCCTTATGATTGATGTTTTTGACATAGGCGTTAATGTTGCTCCTGAAAAATTTGTTGATGAAGCTGTTGCCCGTAATGCCCAGGTTATTGGAATATCTGCCATGATGGTTCATACTGCAAGGGGAGAAAACGGATGCCTGAAAGTGCGGGAGATTCTTAAAGAAAGAGGGCTTGAAGGCAGGATTAAGATAATTGTGGGAGGTGCCCCTTTCCAGTTTGACCCTGAACTGTATAAGGCTGTAAAAGCTGATGCCTGGGCAAAGGACGGGATTACAGGAGGAAAAATCATAACCGAGCTTATAAAGGAGGTGAAATCATGATTACTGGTATGGATCGTCTCAATGCTGCTGCCAAAGGGGAAAAATCAGACAGGATACCTGTTTTCTGCAGTCTGTTTGACCAGGGACAAAAAGAGCTTGGAATCTCTTCTGAAAAATATTTTTCCAATGGAGAATATATTGCACAGGCACAATTGAAAATAAGGGAAAAATACGGACATGATAACCTGTGGAGTCTTTTTTATGTTGGCAGGGAAGCTGAGTTATTAGGATGTAAAAAAATCCTGTTTTCAGAACAGGGGCCTCCTAATGTAGCTGATTTTATAATAAAAAACCATGAGGATATTCACAGGCTTCAAATTCCTGAAGATATTTCATTAATTCCAGCCTTTGAACAGGAATTGAAATGCCTGAAAATCCTGACTCAGGAGGCAGGGGGAAAATATCCGATATGTGCATATTTAACTGCTTCCATGACCCTGCCTGCACTGCTTATGGGCATGGATAAATGGATGGAACTGCTCTTTCTGGGGCCTCGTGATGTACGGGATGAGCTTTTGGAAAAATGCTCTGATTTTTTTAAAAAACACTGGAAAGCCTGTAAAAAAGCAGGTGCTGATATTTTTGTTTATGCCAATGCCTTTGGTTCAACCGATACTGTTCCCATGAAATTTTTTAAAGAACATTCCCTGGGATGGATGGAAAAAGACCTTGAAAATATAGATAAAACAGGATTGGTTTATTACTGCGGAAGTTCAAGATTAAATAATGTTATTGACATAGTTATTGAAAAACTGGGGATTTCAACCCTTTATCTCAGCCCCTTTGATGATGTTGCCCAGGGTAAAAAAATTGTTGCAGGCCGGGGGGTTACCTGCGGTGTTATTAATGACATTCCCATGATTGACAGTTCTGAAAATGAGATTAAACAAGAGGTAAAAAGGATAATATCTGCAGGTATTAAAGGAGGAAAATTTGCTTTTGGAACCATAGGGATACCTTATAATACACCTGAAAGAAATATCTTTGCAATGGTTGAAGCAGCCTGTAAATACGGGGGGTATGAATATTGGAAAAAATAAAGGAAAATAGAATGCTCCTTATAGGATGCGGCATTCTAAAAAAAGAAATCAAACTGATTATTGAAAAGAATAAATGGCCTTTGGATACATTATTTCTTGATTCAGCTCTGCATATAGACTTTAAGAAGCTGTCAGGCAAACTCACATCTGCCCTGGAAAAACATCATGGAAAAAATATCATAGTTTTTTACGGCTGCTGTCAT from the Desulfonema limicola genome contains:
- a CDS encoding AAA family ATPase, giving the protein MLKKLEIKNYKSILNETIELGKINFFIGENGCGKTNILEALAMMSASKSLELHAEGLFNRGIRVSRPNLTFSSFANLMQKEKIYINLEFQNDKEIFNLQSSIYCEDINDIYSEWKDDSPTYLIDKDKHHLHKSIHNISNEKKEDKTIKERWIVNDVNQLTKYLIFCLNTKALRGISSESKRMPLGINGESLDILLSQFTNDEWEILQKYRYLVSWLEEIIVDEKDSLKYKGHKMGKSTSILYFKDRFMQKKDMNNIFSAENANDGVLHVLFYLALFISSKTPSFFAIDNIENSLNPKICRELVKELIQLAKINCKQALITTHNPAVLDGINLNDEEQRLFVVSRNDSGKTKVKQIKLKPRTDERLKLSEMWMRGILGGLPKNF
- a CDS encoding cobalamin-dependent protein (Presence of a B(12) (cobalamin)-binding domain implies dependence on cobalamin itself, in one of its several forms, or in some unusual lineages, dependence on a cobalamin-like analog.), with the protein product MQELKQKPLKIISDGSKLIQKPQEDEIEISVFGPGYGESILLHIGMNKWIIVDSCIFPGETNPAPLNYLKEIDIDYSESVKVIAATHWHDDHIKGLSKIFKECRNSEFICSDALKCDEFIELIQVYSDSVISENSGIEEFKLILNEMQERQKKRKNNNVPKFAISDRLLWQDNFEVKGNSIKSEIFSLSPCDAAILSAKLDITSLLPSEGANKRVIPQIKPNHSSVVLWIAVNNFNIMLGTDLEEEGNPYKGWSVIVNSTTRPDGKASFFKIPHHGSKNGHHQEVWEKMLMQNPVSVLTPFARGYKLPTLDDIERICSNTSYAFATGSPAEQKKLKRSNVVEKMIKEFSGQIHLINPSYGHVRYRKKLNSEESSIELFGNSVYLCSVSKEEPIDNLKDIESDEIPYIRKVEELVFWQNIHRQQRRAMQMQEIIAQYNEAIFDTDRDLALQVVNDALEKGISPEDMVFKVIIPAIEQMVKSISENFDANLAQHFIASQIAAEVTENMIARFEKKPASMGNVVIGTAEGDLHSLGKRIVIGCLKTLMIDVFDIGVNVAPEKFVDEAVARNAQVIGISAMMVHTARGENGCLKVREILKERGLEGRIKIIVGGAPFQFDPELYKAVKADAWAKDGITGGKIITELIKEVKS
- a CDS encoding uroporphyrinogen decarboxylase family protein, translated to MITGMDRLNAAAKGEKSDRIPVFCSLFDQGQKELGISSEKYFSNGEYIAQAQLKIREKYGHDNLWSLFYVGREAELLGCKKILFSEQGPPNVADFIIKNHEDIHRLQIPEDISLIPAFEQELKCLKILTQEAGGKYPICAYLTASMTLPALLMGMDKWMELLFLGPRDVRDELLEKCSDFFKKHWKACKKAGADIFVYANAFGSTDTVPMKFFKEHSLGWMEKDLENIDKTGLVYYCGSSRLNNVIDIVIEKLGISTLYLSPFDDVAQGKKIVAGRGVTCGVINDIPMIDSSENEIKQEVKRIISAGIKGGKFAFGTIGIPYNTPERNIFAMVEAACKYGGYEYWKK